A region of Marmota flaviventris isolate mMarFla1 chromosome 11, mMarFla1.hap1, whole genome shotgun sequence DNA encodes the following proteins:
- the LOC114097845 gene encoding UDP-glucuronosyltransferase 1A9-like — protein sequence MAPGLLPAALPLCVCLLLASGSAQAGKLLVVPMDGSHWFTMRSVVEKLVHRGNEVVAVMPEVSWQLGQSLNFTVKTYSTSYTLEDLDRGFNFFVDTQWKTPEQSMYGLAMGSSKAFFDITFSRCRSLFNDKKLVEYLKETSFDAVFLDPFDVCGLVVAKYFSLPSVVFTRVVFCSFLEDGAQCPSPLSYVPRFFSMSSDALSFMERVRNHLNYLEEHLFCPYFFQTALEVASEILPTPVTIGDLFSQISIWLLRTDFVLDYPRPVMPNMIFIGGINCHQRKPLPKVCCVSFSTLRKTWLWALRKNPY from the coding sequence ATGGCTCCTGGTCTTCTGCCTGCCgcccttcctctgtgtgtgtgtctgctgcTGGCATCTGGCTCTGCCCAGGCAGGCAAGCTGCTGGTGGTGCCCATGGATGGCAGCCACTGGTTTACCATGCGGTCAGTTGTGGAGAAACTCGTCCACAGAGGGAATGAGGTGGTTGCTGTCATGCCAGAGGTGAGTTGGCAACTGGGACAGTCACTGAATTTTACGGTGAAGACTTATTCAACTTCTTACACTCTGGAGGACTTGGACCGAGGATTCAACTTTTTTGTTGACACTCAATGGAAAACTCCAGAACAAAGTATGTATGGTCTAGCAATGGGTTCATCCAAAGCATTTTTTGACATCACTTTTTCACGGTGTAGGAGTTTGTTTAATGACAAGAAGCTAGTGGAATACTTAAAGGAGACCTCTTTTGATGCAGTGTTTTTGGATCCTTTTGATGTGTGTGGCTTAGTTGTTGCCAAATACTTTTCACTTCCATCAGTGGTCTTCACCAGGGTAGTGTTTTGCAGTTTTCTTGAAGATGGTGCACAGTGCCCCAGTCCTCTGTCTTATGTTCCCAGATTTTTCTCGATGTCCTCAGACGCTTTGAGTTTCATGGAGAGAGTAAGGAACCACCTGAACTACTTGGAAGAGCATTTATTTTGCCCTTATTTTTTCCAAACTGCCTTGGAAGTCGCCTCTGAAATTCTCCCAACACCTGTCACAATAGGTGATCTCTTCAGCCAAATATCTATTTGGTTGTTAAGAACTGACTTTGTTTTGGACTATCCCAGACCTGTGATGCCCAACATGATCTTCATTGGTGGAATCAACTGCCACCAGAGGAAGCCACTACCCAAGGTATGTTGTGTCTCTTTTAGCACACTGCGGAAAACCTGGCTTTGGGCATTAAGAAAGAACCCTTACTGA
- the LOC139707736 gene encoding UDP-glucuronosyltransferase 1A9-like, whose translation MAPGLLPAALPLCVCLLLASGSAQAGKLLVVPMDGSHWFTMRSVVEKLIHRGNEVVAVMPEVSWQLGQSLNFTVKTFSTSYTLEDLDRIFNFFVDTQWKTPEQSTYSLAMGSSKAFFDITFSRCRSLFNDKKLVEYLKETSFDAVFLDPFDVCGLVVSKYFSLPSVVFTRGVFCYYFEDGLQCPSPLSYVPRFFSMSSDALSFMERVRNHLFYLEEHLFCPYIFQTALEVACEILPSPVTIGDLFSQISIWLLRTDFVLDYPRPVMPNMIFIGGINCHQRKPLPKVCCVSFSTLRKTLLWALRKNPY comes from the coding sequence ATGGCTCCTGGTCTTTTGCCTGCCgcccttcctctgtgtgtgtgtctgctgcTGGCATCTGGCTCTGCCCAGGCAGGCAAGCTGCTGGTGGTGCCCATGGATGGCAGCCACTGGTTTACCATGCGGTCAGTTGTGGAGAAACTCATCCACAGAGGGAATGAGGTGGTTGCTGTCATGCCAGAGGTGAGTTGGCAACTGGGACAGTCACTGAATTTTACAGTAAAGACTTTTTCAACTTCTTACACTCTGGAGGACTTGGACCGAATATTCAACTTTTTTGTTGACACTCAATGGAAAACTCCAGAACAAAGTACGTATAGTCTGGCAATGGGTTCATCCAAAGCATTTTTTGACATCACTTTTTCACGGTGTAGGAGTTTGTTTAATGACAAGAAACTAGTGGAATACTTAAAGGAGACCTCTTTTGATGCAGTGTTTTTGGATCCTTTTGATGTGTGTGGCCTAGTTGTTTCCAAATACTTTTCACTTCCATCCGTGGTCTTTACCAGGGGAGTGTTTTGCTATTACTTTGAAGATGGATTACAGTGTCCCAGTCCTCTGTCTTATGTTCCCAGATTTTTCTCGATGTCTTCAGATGCTTTGAGTTTCATGGAGAGAGTAAGGAACCATCTATTCTACTTGGAAGAGCATTTATTTTGCCCTTATATTTTCCAAACTGCCTTGGAAGTTGCCTGTGAAATTCTCCCATCACCTGTCACAATAGGTGATCTCTTCAGTCAAATATCCATTTGGTTGTTAAGAACTGACTTTGTTTTGGACTATCCCAGACCTGTGATGCCCAACATGATCTTCATTGGTGGAATCAACTGCCACCAGAGGAAGCCACTACCCAAGGTATGTTGTGTCTCCTTTAGCACACTGCGGAAAACCTTGCTTTGGGCGTTAAGAAAGAACCCTTACTGA
- the LOC139707737 gene encoding UDP-glucuronosyltransferase 1A9-like, with amino-acid sequence MAPGLLPAALPLCVCLLLASGSAQAGKLLVVPMDGSHWFTMRSVVEKLVHRGNEVVAVMPEVSWQLGQSLNFTVKTYSTSYTLEDLDREFKIFVDTQWKTPEQSMYSAAMGSSKAFVDITFSRCRSLFNDKKLVEYLKETSFDAVFLDPFDVCGLVVAKYFSLPSVVFTRVVFCHHLEDGAQCPSPLSYVPRVFLMSSDALSFMERIRNHLNYLEEYLFCPYFFQTALEVASEILPTPVTIGDLFSQISIWLLRTDFVLEYPRPVMPNMIFIGGINCHQRKPLPKVCCVSFSTLWKTWLWELRKNPY; translated from the coding sequence ATGGCTCCTGGTCTTCTGCCTGCCgcccttcctctgtgtgtgtgtctactgCTGGCATCTGGCTCTGCCCAGGCAGGCAAGCTGCTGGTGGTGCCCATGGATGGCAGCCACTGGTTTACCATGCGGTCAGTTGTGGAGAAACTCGTCCACAGAGGGAATGAGGTGGTTGCTGTCATGCCAGAGGTGAGTTGGCAACTGGGACAGTCACTGAATTTTACGGTGAAGACTTATTCAACTTCTTACACTCTGGAGGACTTGGACAGAGAATTCAAGATTTTTGTTGACACTCAATGGAAAACTCCAGAACAAAGTATGTATAGTGCAGCAATGGGTTCATCCAAAGCATTTGTTGACATCACTTTTTCACGGTGTAGGAGTTTGTTTAATGACAAGAAGCTAGTGGAATACTTAAAGGAGACCTCTTTTGATGCAGTGTTTTTGGATCCTTTTGATGTGTGCGGCCTAGTTGTTGCTAAATACTTTTCACTTCCATCCGTGGTCTTCACCAGGGTAGTGTTTTGCCATCACCTTGAAGATGGTGCACAGTGTCCCAGTCCTCTGTCTTATGTTCCCAGAGTTTTCTTGATGTCCTCAGATGCTTTGAGTTTCATGGAGAGAATAAGAAACCACCTGAACTACTTGGAAGAGTatttattttgtccttattttttcCAAACTGCTCTGGAAGTTGCTTCTGAAATTCTCCCAACACCTGTCACAATAGGTGATCTCTTCAGCCAAATATCTATTTGGTTGTTACGAACTGACTTTGTTTTAGAATATCCCAGACCTGTGATGCCCAACATGATCTTCATTGGTGGAATCAACTGCCACCAGAGGAAGCCACTACCCAAGGTATGTTGTGTCTCCTTTAGCACACTGTGGAAAACCTGGCTTTGGGAGTTAAGAAAGAACCCTTACTGA